A segment of the Capra hircus breed San Clemente chromosome 19, ASM170441v1, whole genome shotgun sequence genome:
GGTATTGCTAGTCTAGCAAACAGGGCTAAGGCagtgaaaatcaaagaaaactacATTGAGTTTACCATCGTCAGATGGAGACTTGGAACAGCTCTTCCAAAAGTCACTGTACAAAATAGAAGTTTCCAGTAATATTAAGCGTTTTAGTATAACTGTTATTCTTTTTTACAAaaatgcagggtttttttttctcactagacaaacaggcagagagaagaaaacagataaccactgttaacattttagaGTATATCCTTCCAACTTTTTAATCCAAAGAAATATATAATCGGATATATACGGGATTCCATTGTGTGACATCATAGGAAGAGAAACAGTTGTCTGTTGTTAGGAATTCACTTTGTCCCTGGTGTCTCGTTGTCATGAGCAACTCTGTGATGAGTGTCTTTGATGAAAGCCCTTCACACATCCACAGTTATTTCCTTAATTGCTGAAAATGGGATTGTTCTTTCAAAAGCAGGGGACATATTTTAGACACTTTCTGTCAAAATTGTTGCCCAGAAATACTACTAATTTACACTCTGCCATTATGGTTTTTCCCATTGCGCTGTAATAGTTAACtctgtgaacttttaaaaatcatttgccGATTAGATAACAGACTGTTTTATTTGAATTCTGACTTTGTGAGGTTAAACGTGCTTTTGCATGCTCCTCCCTTTGTGGATTGCTGCTTCGTGCCTCTGGCTTATTTTTCTAGGATGGGCATCTTTTTCCTATTGATGTTGAAAGGTGACTTAAATATTAAGGACTTCTTGCtcatttttgttgttaaaaaagATGTTTCCTACTTTGTAGTTTCGTCTTTAATTTTGATTGTAATTCTTGTTTTGGTTGTTGTGTACAAGGTTTCCATTTTGTGTGATTAACCTAGCACATTTTCTTCTTCATGGTTTTTCTGTCTTTGATGTCAGATTAAATAAAAGATCTTTCTCCATCCCAGAATTGTTTAAATGATCACCTGTTTCAAGTATTTTCATGGTTTCATTCTTTCAACTTAACCCTTTAACCCATCAGGAATGTATTTTGCTAACCCATCAGGAATGTATTTTGCTATCTAGTTTAAAGGTGTGTCTTCTTCCCACCATAAGAAGCCAGTTATCTTAATGCCTTTTATTTTACAATGTGCCCTTTCATACTGACCTAAAATCTCTTTCTTATCACAAACtaaattcttatatatatatacctgagcCTGTTTGGGTCCAGTTCCATTCCTTTGCACTGCCCTGTCCATTCCTTTGTTTTGTTACCTTACAGATCCTGTATTAAAAGTAACTCTAGCAGTATCTGATCTTCAGAAGTCCTTGAACTACTGGTCTAATCTACTGGGAATGAAAATTTATGAAAAAGATGAGAAGGAACAGAGAGCTTTGCTAGGCTATGCTGATAACCAGGTGAGCAATGTTGGAAAGAAAGAATCTGTTACATTAGATTCGACATATAAGTGAGGTTAACATGAAGGTTATTCACGTAGTTTCTTCATAGTAATTCAGTATTtagaacagaaaggagaaaataaaaactgctgGGAAACTCACCACCCAGATGTTACCTTTATTTATATTTGGAGATATATCCTTTCAGGAGTGGATTTGCTGAGTCAGAGGAGATGTAGGCAAGATTTAACGCAATGATgatgatctcttttttttttttttaaagtaacatttgAGCATGACTTAGTCCTTGTACTTTGACCCAAATAGGTCTACTAAGAATTTATTTCATAGACGTACTCATCCTACACGTGCACAAAGGAGTGTGTACAAGTTTATCCACtgtagcattatttgtaatagcaagATATaacctagggaattccctggtggtccactagtTAGGACTCgacgctttcactgctgagggcctgggttcagtttctCTCGGGGGAACTAAAGCCTGCAAGTGGCCCAgtgtaaacaaaaaaaaaaaaaagaaaagaaatagcctAAATGCTCTATGGATTCAGTAGTTGAGTGATTCATGGTTGATGCATAGAATGGACTACTAAAGCAGCCATCAATAAAATGAGTCTTTATGTGCTGAGATGGCAACGTTaattggagaagaaaaagagaaagaataatgtATAAATTATGTTACcatttgtatgaaaaaaaaagactctatgCCTATGCTGTGTATCTAGAAAGATACACAGGAAACTGCTGATTGGTTGCCACTGGGGTGACAGTAGGAGGGAGACTTAGAATTTACTTATTCCTTTATCCtggtttgaaaatttttttttttaatcatgtgatCTGTTCTGAAAAATAAACCCACTTTCTCATGTCTTTCAGTGTAAGCTGGAGCTGCAGGCCATCCCGGGGAAAGTTGATCACGCAACAGGTTTTGGACGCATTGCCTTTTCTTGCCCCCAAAAAGAGGTAATGTATGGTAGCAGGTCTTCTGTTGAAACTCTGTGACTAGCGACTTCCAAGAGCTAGGAACCCTGGCCCTCCCTGCTCCAGGTTCATGCTGGTTGTGGCTTTGACATGAAGTTCGGCAGTTGTCTCGAGAGCAGCTGAGATAATAGAAATCAAACAGGTGGTGCCAGGGTTCTCTCTGGTTGATCTGAGAGTCCTCCAGGGCTGCCAGGGACCACGGCCCCAGCGTGGTGTGGCACCCCTTGCTCACTgtgcctttttgttttcttcaagttGTCAGACATAGAAGACTTGATGAAAAGGGAGAACCAGAAGATTCTGACTCCGTTGGTGAGTCTGGACACTCCAGGGAAGGCGACTGTGCAAGTGATTATTTTGGCTGACCCTGTAAGTATCACCCAAGAAGGGGACAGGCTGCCCCAGGGTTTTCTTCTGAGGTGTCTCTCTGccaaatttcttttctctcttggtGTAGGATGGACATGAAATTTGCTTTGTGGGGGATGAAGCATTTCGAGAACTCTCAAAGGTGGATCCAGAGGGAAACAAATTATTGGACGACGTGAGTCTCACCTCTAAATTCCTGTCCGCTTTGGCCGAAGGGGATAATGTGTATGGAGAAGGGCCAGTTCTTACTTTCAGAACTCTGTCGTTTTGCTGTTGGGGTGACTTGAGCCAGAGACTTGTGTCAACTTCGTGACCGGCTGTGTGACTCTTGGCGGGGTGCAGCGTCTGTGCCTTCCCTCGGGTTGCCTTGAGGAAACCACTGCTGCTGAATACATCACTGTTCTGCTCAGAGACCGGACGTGCCCGACCGCCATGCATTCTCACTATCTTAACCCCTTAGTCATATCTTCTCCATTCTACAGCATCGTCCTCTTCCTTCCTGATGAAGTATTCTCACCAGCGTACAAACTAACTCCAACATCTTGAAAAACTCTCTGTATTCACCCCATATCCATTCTCCAGGTTCCTGCTAGAAATCTCCCTGCGTGCCATTTctgcttctttgtgtgtgtgtgtttactctcTAATTTTGTCGGGATAGTGATTGATGGAGTAAGTCATCCCTTTTTAATGAGAAACCCAGAAGCTAGTTGTTTGCAGATGGTGAGAAGGGTAGGGTGAGGGACAGCAGAAGAAACTTCACTGGAGTTGTTTTCTGAGGCAAAGGGGGATTTTGCTTTCAGAATATGAGAAGGAAAACGGAGGAAGTACATCAGATTGTGCCTCATAGTGAAGAGGCTCCTGAGGAGGGGAGTGAGGGCTGCCGCTCCAGATGAAGCTGTGTGGCCTGGGGATTCTCAGCACAGATTCCCAGCATCTCTGAACCCAGATTTTCTGCCTGCAAAATGGAGGAGACAGTCACACAGTTCTTTGGCCATGAATGCTATGATctcatagcttttttttaaattgaagtatagttgattcataatgttgtgttaatttctttggTACCATTTCTACTTCTTACCCTCCATTCACATTTTGCTCTGTCCCGGACTGGCTCCTATCACACGGTGAAACGTTCACGTTGACCTCATCAGTGACCTCCCTCTTGCCAAATCCAGTGACTGCTTTTCATCCTCATCAGACATGATCTTCCAGCAGCCTGGGAGGCCGTTGTGAAGTGTCGTTCCCCCAGCTTCCCTCTCATACCTCGTAGGTAGTCGGTGCTCGGTGAGTGCGTTGCTGCTGCTGAAAGGACTGAATCCACCAGTCCTGGTTTCGCCACTTAGAATCTATGTGACTGACCTTAAGAAATTTACTTCAAGTCTCTAAACTACAGTTTTCTTATACAGAAATGTGAGGAAATAAGGTTGTCCGCCTCCCAGGATTGCTGTGTGGTTTATAGTGCTTGGCAAACTGCTGACATAATAACGGACACTCAGTTGATGTTCATCAAAGCCAGAAATGTACAGAAGCTTTAGTGTTTCTAAATATTACCATGAAGGAAAAGTAGAATCTCCGGCAACCTCTCAGTGGGCAGATTGGCTAAACTGTTCTTGCTCTTTCATCACTGACCGACTTCCTGGTCTCTCTTCTCCCTTGATGTTGGAgattctgccatcttcctgtctGTCTGACGGCTTCCCCTCAGCCTCAGGCACCTTTTCCTGTGGCTGGTCCTGAAGTGATGTTGCCCACGGTCCCACTCTGGCTGTCTTTTACTCTGCTcatacattctttcttttctctgagaAGTTACTTGCTCCTCTGGTTATCTCTGCTCTGAGCTTCAGCCATCATCTGTTCTAAACTTCTTAATTTCTAGTTCCCCCCTCCTCCCTAAGCTCCAAACAGGCATTTTTGATTGTTGTTACGGAGGTAAAATATACATTGAATTTAAGTGTACAGAAATTTGGTGTTCGCATTGATAAATTTTGACACTTTCATAAACTCATATTCACTACTCAAAATGGAGAGCATTTTCATCATTTATAGAAAGCTTTCTTAAGCCCGTTTTCATCTTCCCACTCCtcctgcagcagcagctgctgttcTGACTTCGGTCACACTGGCTTTGGCTATCCTTGGACTTCATACAAACGGAATGGCTTCTTTCAGAAACATTTCTGAGATTGCTCCATGTAATTGCACATTCCagagttctcttttcttccttttgctgaGT
Coding sequences within it:
- the GLOD4 gene encoding glyoxalase domain-containing protein 4 isoform X3, which produces MVGYGPEGDHFVTELTYNYGIGSYQLGNDFLGITVASRQAVSNARKLKWPLSEMGDGVFETKAPGGYKFYLQDCSPPQSDPVLKVTLAVSDLQKSLNYWSNLLGMKIYEKDEKEQRALLGYADNQCKLELQAIPGKVDHATGFGRIAFSCPQKELSDIEDLMKRENQKILTPLVSLDTPGKATVQVIILADPDGHEICFVGDEAFRELSKVDPEGNKLLDDAIAGDKSDEWFAAQKKPKATG